The following coding sequences are from one Eucalyptus grandis isolate ANBG69807.140 chromosome 11, ASM1654582v1, whole genome shotgun sequence window:
- the LOC120290046 gene encoding LOW QUALITY PROTEIN: isoamylase 2, chloroplastic-like (The sequence of the model RefSeq protein was modified relative to this genomic sequence to represent the inferred CDS: inserted 2 bases in 2 codons) encodes MAALHPLLVTRLCCLNCGATDVSKLASSSSSLTRSKMSRTFDRMAIGKKQSCQGFMPDVMGTPSQNVSLKVCAARVSIEPTEQMFTLTTEFGKLEKESTYLFRTETGDQMKVSVGKRNLKYAVYIEVSSLQSHSSSNRLLLSWVVYRSDSRCYMTEDFQDSSPDGRAFESPFNQISLGTYTLELEFEAKKIPFFLSFLLKSAFEATSSISEIRSHRGTKFCVPVGLGRGSPFPLGLSFATDGSLNISIFSRNAEALVLCLYDDVLAELPALELDLDPYVHRSGDIWHVALESAETYESYAFRCRGKSSDQLESALTLLDPYAKIVMKSIIKDKGSTSVNYRGLLTKEPTFDWSGDVHPNIPLEKLTIYSLNVKRFTEHESSQLSADIAGTFSGLAQKLDHLKDLGVNAVLLEPTFPFDEENGPYFPCHFFSLASLFGPSNNPISTIKSMKDMVKRLHMNGIEVFLEVVFTHTANAGALQGIDDESYYVNGPVELKQGNALNCNYPIVQQMILDSLRHWLTEFHVDGFCFINASSLLTGFHGESLSRPPLVEAIAFDPVLSRTKIIADCWDPINKTPMDVHFPHWKRWAEVNTKFCTDIRNFLRGEGLLSDLATRLCGSGDIFSDGRGPSFSFNYVSRNFGLPLVDLVSFSSGQLAAEFSWNCGEEGPTNKPAVLERRLKQIRNFLFILYISLGVPILSMGDECGQSTGGSPAYVDRKSFDWNALKTGFGIQTTQFISFXNSFRMRRADLLQSXSFLKEENIDWHGSNQSPPKWEDSSCKFLAMTLKRERAESQSSSETSHEFGDLFITFNVGQNSESVILPVPPEGMTWHRMVDTALPYPGFFSADGEPVLEQMGGLFAYEIKSHSCALFESRSQGG; translated from the exons ATGGCTGCTCTTCATCCATTACTTGTAACAAGGCTATGCTGTCTAAACTGTGGAGCAACCGATGTTTCCAAGTTAGCTTCATCATCCAGTTCTCTCACAAGAAGCAAGATGTCACGTACCTTCGATAGAATGGCTATTGGCAAGAAGCAGTCATGCCAAGGATTCATGCCTGATGTCATGGGGACTCCTTCACAGAATGTTAGCTTGAAAGTATGTGCTGCACGtgtttcaattgaaccaactgaACAGATGTTCACTCTTACCACAGAGTTCGGCAAACTTGAGAAGGAGTCCACTTATCTATTCAGGACAGAGACTGGCGATCAAATGAAGGTTTCTGTAGGAAAGAGAAACTTGAAATATGCTGTGTATATTGAGGTTTCATCGCTGCAATCACATAGCAGTAGCAATAGATTACTACTGTCTTGGGTTGTTTATAGATCAGATTCTAGATGCTACATGACAGAGGACTTTCAAGACTCATCTCCTGATGGGAGGGCATTCGAGTCGCCGTTCAATCAAATTTCTCTTGGCACATATACACTTGAACTGGAATTTGAAGCAAAGAAAAtccccttctttctttcctttcttttgaagtCTGCATTTGAGGCTACCTCAAGTATTTCGGAAATTAGAAGTCACAGGGGAACGAAATTTTGTGTTCCAGTTGGTTTAGGTCGAGGTAGCCCATTTCCATTGGGTCTCTCCTTTGCAACTGATGGTTCGCTGAATATTTCTATCTTTTCGAGAAATGCAGAAGCTCTGGTTCTGTGCTTATATGATGACGTCTTGGCAGAATTGCCTGCTTTAGAGCTTGATCTGGATCCATATGTTCATCGATCAGGTGATATTTGGCATGTGGCACTGGAAAGTGCTGAGACTTACGAGAGCTATGCTTTCCGATGTAGGGGAAAAAGTTCAGATCAGTTGGAATCAGCCCTCACATTACTGGATCCATATGCCAAGATTGTTATGAAGTCAATAATCAAGGATAAAGGATCTACTAGTGTAAATTACCGGGGACTGCTAACGAAGGAACCAACTTTTGATTGGTCTGGTGATGTCCATCCCAACATACCACTAGAAAAGTTGACAATTTATAGCTTGAATGTGAAGCGCTTCACAGAGCACGAGTCTAGTCAACTATCTGCTGATATTGCTGGGACATTTTCTGGTTTAGCTCAGAAGCTGGATCATCTTAAAGATCTTGGGGTGAATGCAGTTCTTTTAGAGCCAACTTTCCCATTTGACGAAGAAAACGGACCATATTTTCCTTGCCACTTCTTTTCCCTGGCGAGTCTGTTTGGGCCTTCCAATAACCCCAtatccacaattaaatcaatgaagGATATGGTGAAGAGATTGCATATGAATGGAATAGAGGTTTTTCTTGAAGTAGTCTTCACCCATACTGCCAATGCTGGAGCATTGCAAGGTATTGACGATGAGTCCTATTATGTCAATGGACCAGTAGAATTGAAACAGGGGAATGCTCTGAATTGTAACTATCCAATTGTTCAGCAGATGATCCTCGATAGTCTTCGGCACTGGCTGACTGAATTTCATGTTGATGGCTTCTGTTTCATCAATGCTTCATCTTTGTTGACAGGATTTCATGGAGAATCCTTATCTCGGCCTCCTTTGGTTGAGGCAATTGCTTTCGATCCAGTACTCTCAAGGACAAAAATCATTGCGGATTGCTGGGATCCCATCAACAAAACGCCAATGGATGTCCATTTTCCTCATTGGAAGAGATGGGCAGAAGTGAACACAAAATTCTGTACTGATATAAGAAACTTTTTGAGAGGTGAGGGGCTCTTGAGTGACCTTGCAACGAGATTATGCGGGAGTGGGGACATATTTTCTGATGGTCGAGGCccctcattttctttcaattacgTTTCTCGCAATTTTGGACTTCCACTTGTTGATTTAGTCAGCTTCAGCAGTGGTCAGCTCGCAGCAGAGTTTAGTTGGAACTGTGGTGAGGAAGGTCCAACTAATAAACCTGCTGTCCTTGAAAGAAGGCTCAAACAAATTCGTAACTTCCTCTTCATCCTCTACATTTCCTTGGGTGTCCCTATTCTTAGCATGGGCGATGAGTGCGGCCAATCTACCGGAGGTTCCCCTGCTTATGTTGACAGAAAGTCTTTTGACTGGAACGCCCTTAAAACAGGCTTTGGCATCCAGACAACACAGTTCATTTCCT TGAATTCATTTAGAATGAGACGAGCTGACCTGCTTCAGA CATCATTTTTGAAAGAAGAGAATATCGATTGGCATGGAAGCAATCAGTCTCCACCAAAGTGGGAGGATTCATCATGTAAATTCCTCGCCATGACCttgaagagagaaagagcagAAAGCCAGTCGAGCTCTGAAACATCTCATGAGTTCGGCGATTTGTTTATTACGTTTAATGTGGGTCAAAATTCAGAGAGTGTCATTCTACCAGTTCCTCCGGAGGGCATGACCTGGCATCGCATGGTTGACACGGCTCTGCCGTATCCAGGGTTCTTCTCAGCCGATGGAGAGCCAGTGCTCGAGCAGATGGGAGGACTGTTTGCCTATGAAATCAAGTCTCACAGTTGCGCTCTATTCGAATCACGCAGCCAAGGTGGTTGA
- the LOC120289959 gene encoding protein PALE CRESS, chloroplastic-like, whose translation MEANAVLLTCVPRLPSLPSASSFPISRFSRKPTSSSSSSVVLRKCLTSKDETLIDGLPREYYDDEWQARQREKTKELHRRRQEEDEEEERKVEEYREIGMRLKGYPEEDVRKARILVSSFIRSEEEVEEKIEEAAERGELTELILMVIWNRLDLARRDDEKDAVRSLDLLYRRVETEILKREAPPAMRLLNELLNLHDGFDNEGWLKECRKLMVDTFPGRIPLAFWFRLDLTSIRFVMDYFVREVDELLQEVRAEQSEWQDAQGLDPESVASRLKQQEKQQTIHQVEALLDLAINLKW comes from the exons ATGGAGGCAAATGCGGTTCTGCTTACATGCGTGCCTCGCCTACCGTCTCTTCCCTCAGCCTCGAGCTTCCCCATCTCCCGATTCAGCCGCAAGcccacctcctcgtcctcctcctccgtaG TTTTGAGGAAGTGCTTGACGAGCAAAGACGAGACTCTCATCGATGGGCTTCCCAGGGAGTACTATGACGAT GAATGGCAAGCTCGTCAAAGAGAGAAGACAAAGGAGCTGCATCGCAGGCGacaggaggaagatgaagaagaggaaagaaaggtTGAGGAGTATCGTGAAATTGGCATGAGGTTGAAAGGTTATCCTGAAGAAGATGTTCGAAAGGCAAGGATATTGGTATCAAGCTTTATCAGATCAGAGGAAGAAGTTGAAGAG AAAATCGAGGAAGCTGCTGAGAGAGGAGAACTGACAGAACTTATCTTAATGGTTATCTGGAATCGGCTTGATCTTGCTAGACGTGAT gaTGAAAAGGATGCAGTTAGAAGTCTTGACCTCTTATACAGGAGGGTTGAG ACTGAAATTTTGAAACGGGAGGCCCCTCCTGCCATGAGGCTGCTCAATGAGCTTTTGAATTTGCATGATGGTTTTGATAATGAAGGATGGCTGAAGGAATGTAGAAAGCTGATGGTGGATACCTTTCCCGGGAGGATCCCTTTAGCATTTTGGTTCCGGCTGGACTTGACATCAATAAGGTTTGTTATGGACT ATTTTGTTAGAGAGGTTGATGAACTGCTACAAGAGGTTCGTGCTGAACAAAGCGAATGGCAAGACGCTCAAGGGTTGGACCCTGAATCTGTTGCAAGTAGGTTGAAGCAGCAGGAGAAGCAACAAACAATACACCAAGTAGAAGCTCTGCTTGATTTGGCGATCAATTTGAAATGGTAG
- the LOC104426692 gene encoding disease resistance protein RUN1-like: MMVAASFQTSESSQTDKDIIRMQNKLLSDILRKPIDVHDIDDGIDMITERFRSKKVLIVLDDIDKLEQLTKLKGNSGWLGPGSRVIVTTRNVDLLPFLSKEYYAYEMMEMNTCHALQLFSKHAFGETLPPDDRETLSNEIVATTRRIPLALEASGSFLRGKSPEVWAETLERLRKVPDRRVQETLRISYEALSFEEKQIYLDIACFFNGMESTSAIYVWKSCGYFPVSGLATLTGMSLLKIDHRNILQMHDLIRDLGREIVREENYLNAGSRSRLWESEECLCVLREQVDYQRKSNVESLRLRFSEAQMLTSQEFASVPNLRLLSLDRGNFTGDFKGLLSLLKWLSLRNCPAHFRVTNFSPRNLAVLKLSNSELRDDWPGWHQFMKAPQLKVLELEECSHLTRLPDLSSLSTLERLTIRKCHNLVDIGESIGKLVHLNYMEINACKRLKALPEEVDCLKASKGLIVMVVILGPVGSYLPQLIGDQQSLTRLEMESVRISELPDSIGKLESLLELDLSCTKVTKLPNSIGNLRKLKELAMGRARISKLPHSIGELKNLKGLHLSGCDELRELPDSIGKLQSLLELDLSCTKVTELPDSIGNLKKLKELVMINVRISKLPHSIGELKDLKSLRLSRCDELRELPDSIGKLESLLELDSSCTMVTELPDSIENLKKLKELVMENVRISKLPHSIGELKGLERLRLSSCKELRELPDSIGGLESLLELDLSYTKVTELPDSIGRLRKLKVIWISHSEIKRIPGTVGMVEKLEEFHAEHCVNLKGKIPSGIGSLSSLKILNLSHTCIRSVPTTINQLSHLQELCLEGCHKLKQIPELPASLIILSVECRLLKTVPNLSNLANLVNLTISNYSGESHSNPWVADSIQTPNLEWVGRLLRLEKLKLVHKSIIVPPTELAPFPHLAQPGLSCFDLQSLPQPLPSALSTLKLINFNSLAKLSPCADLKNLSSLELCKSWLTEIPLNWFGHSENLRELTMSNCTNLRKLSCLSGLKKLRAVCLLNCPRLVEIQDLEELELLESIRIDQCSSLVRLPSLLKLKKLRTMEFISCRSLVSLPFLSRVASEDCHLVVDGCDKLANHNGPCQLHRYERQCPNPIRAYEPGDRQHSPWPVSI, translated from the exons ATGATGGTTGCAGCTTCCTTTCAAACGTCCGAGAGTTCACAAACCGACAAAGACATCATAAGGATGCAAAACAAACTGTTATCCGATATCCTCAGGAAGCCTATAGATGTCCATGACATCGACGACGGTATTGACATGATAACAGAAAGATTCCGCAGTAAGAAGGTCCTTATTGTTCTTGACGATATAGATAAGCTAGAGCAGCTCACGAAACTGAAGGGGAACTCTGGCTGGCTTGGCCCAGGAAGCAGGGTTATTGTCACAACTAGAAATGTGGATCTTCTGCCATTTCTTTCTAAAGAGTATTATGCTTATGAGATGATGGAGATGAATACTTGCCATGCTCTTCAACTTTTCAGCAAGCATGCCTTCGGAGAAACCCTACCTCCAGATGATCGCGAAACCCTTTCCAATGAAATAGTGGCTACTACCCGAAGAATTCCTTTGGCTCTTGAAGCGTCAGGTTCTTTCCTCCGAGGCAAAAGCCCCGAGGTATGGGCAGAAACATTGGAGCGTTTAAGGAAAGTTCCTGATAGGAGAGTCCAAGAGACGTTAAGGATAAGTTATGAGGCATTAAGCTTTGAGGAGAAGCAAATTTATTTGGACATTGCATGCTTTTTCAATGGCATGGAGAGCACATCCGCAATATATGTGTGGAAAAGTTGTGGTTATTTCCCTGTAAGCGGACTTGCTACTCTCACGGGTATGTCTCTGTTGAAGATAGACCATCGCAACATTCTTCAGATGCATGACCTGAtcagagatcttggaagggaaattgttcgAGAGGAGAATTATCTGAATGCAGGAAGCCGAAGCAGGTTGTGGGAATCTGAGGAATGCCTTTGCGTACTTCGTGAACAG GTTGATTACCAGAGAAAGAGCAATGTGGAATCACTTAGGCTACGATTCTCTGAGGCACAGATGCTCACAAGTCAAGAATTTGCTTCTGTACCAAACCTAAGGCTTCTTAGTCTTGACCGGGGAAACTTCACTGGAGATTTTAAGGGTCTTCTCTCATTATTGAAATGGCTATCTTTGCGTAACTGTCCTGCTCACTTTAGAGTGACCAATTTCTCTCCAAGAAATCTAGCTGTTCTCAAGCTTTCTAATAGTGAACTTAGAGACGATTGGCCCGGATGGCACCAATTCATG AAAGCACCTCAGTTGAAAGTTCTGGAGCTTGAAGAATGCAGCCACTTAACTAGATTGCCTGACCTCTCTTCCCTCTCGACATTGGAAAGATTGACTATACGAAAATGCCATAACTTGGTTGACATTGGTGAATCAATTGGTAAGCTAGTACACCTGAATTACATGGAAATCAATGCATGCAAACGCCTGAAAGCGTTGCCTGAAGAAGTTGATTGTTTAAAGGCTTCGAAAGGTCTGATTGTGATGGTGGTAATACTTGGTCCGGTTGGTTCATATCTTCCCCAGTTGATCGGTGATCAACAGTCTTTGACAAGGCTAGAGATGGAAAGTGTAAGAATTAGCGAACTTCCAGACTCAATTGGGAAATTGGAATCACTACTTGAGTTGGATCTGTCTTGTACAAAGGTAACAAAATTACCTAATTCAATTGGAAACCTGAGAAAGTTGAAAGAATTAGCGATGGGAAGGGCAAGAATTAGCAAACTTCCACACTCGATTGGAGAGCTAAAGAACCTTAAAGGCTTGCATTTGTCCGGATGTGATGAGCTAAGAGAGCTTCCAGACTCAATTGGGAAATTGCAATCACTACTTGAGTTGGATCTGTCTTGCACAAAGGTAACAGAATTACCTGATTCGATTGGAAACCTGAAAAAGTTGAAAGAATTAGTGATGATAAATGTAAGAATTAGCAAACTTCCACACTCAATTGGAGAGCTAAAGGACCTTAAAAGCTTGCGTTTGTCCAGATGTGATGAGCTAAGAGAGCTTCCAGACTCAATTGGGAAATTGGAATCACTACTTGAGTTGGATTCGTCTTGCACAATGGTAACAGAATTACCTGATTCGATTGAAAACCTGAAAAAGTTGAAAGAATTAGTGATGGAAAATGTAAGAATTAGCAAACTTCCACACTCAATTGGAGAGCTAAAGGGCCTTGAAAGGTTGCGTTTGTCCAGTTGTAAAGAGCTAAGAGAGCTTCCAGACTCAATTGGGGGATTGGAATCACTACTTGAGTTAGATCTATCTTATACAAAAGTAACAGAATTACCTGATTCGATTGGACGCCTGAGGAAGTTGAAAGTGATATGGATAAGTCATAGTGAGATAAAGAGGATCCCAGGGACTGTAGGCATGGTGGAgaagcttgaagaatttcatgcTGAACACTGTGTGAATTTGAAGGGAAAGATTCCTAGTGGAATTGGGAGTCTATCCTCTCTGAAAATCCTGAACTTATCTCACACTTGTATTAGATCTGTGCCAACAACAATCAACCAGCTTTCTCATCTCCAAGAACTTTGTTTGGAAGGTTGCCATAAGCTTAAACAAATCCCAGAGCTTCCTGCCAGTTTGATTATCCTAAGTGTTGAGTGTCGCTTACTAAAGACAGTCCCAAACCTCTCAAATCTGgccaatttggtcaatttaactATATCCAACTACTCTGGGGAATCTCATTCTAACCCATGGGTTGCTGATTCTATCCAAACTCCAAACCTGGAGTGGGTTGGGAGGTTGTTAAGACTGGAGAAGCTGAAACTGGTTCATAAAAGCATCATTGTACCGCCAACCGAGTTAGCTCCCTTTCCTCACCTGGCACAACCAGGTCTGTCCTGTTTCGACCTGCAATCCCTCCCTCAGCCACTTCCTTCTGCTCTCTCCACATTGAAGCTTATAAACTTCAATTCATTGGCTAAATTATCGCCCTGTGCTGACTTgaaaaatttgtcaagtttgGAGCTATGTAAATCGTGGCTAACAGAAATTCCACTCAATTGGTTTGGACACTCGGAGAATCTGAGGGAACTGACCATGTCGAACTGCACAAATCTGAGGAAGTTATCCTGTCTGTCAGGCTTGAAGAAGCTCAGAGCGGTGTGTTTGTTGAACTGCCCCAGGCTAGTTGAAATCCAAGACCTCGAAGAACTGGAATTGCTGGAAAGTATAAGGATTGACCAGTGCAGTTCCCTGGTAAGGTTGCCTAGTCTCTTGAAGTTGAAGAAGTTGAGGACCATGGAATTTATATCCTGCAGATCATTAGTGAGTTTGCCTTTTCTATCTCGGGTAGCTTCTGAAGATTGTCATCTAGTAGTTGATGGATGCGACAAGCTAGCCAACCACAATGGCCCTTGCCAGCTTCACAGATACGAAAGGCAATGTCCAAACCCCATTCGTGCCTATGAACCAGGGGATAGACAACATTCGCCTTGGCCTGTTTCCATATAG
- the LOC120289960 gene encoding toll/interleukin-1 receptor-like protein — MSFQKRKRSDFADGVSTSASSGYKYDVFLSFRGPDTRRTFADYLYESLVRDGFTVFRDEEELPVGTNIGPEIERAIDGSRIHLPIFSEGYASSAWCLQELARMAKCRRESAGREIVPVFYGVSPSDVRLRTGSYGQALLKHEGRYDEGTVREWREALMEVADLKGWDAREARSVYRANTFRFANYQPEKFPGKMANCNIFS; from the exons ATGTCGTTTCAAAAGCGAAAGCGATCAGATTTCGCGGACGGCGTGTCGACGTCGGCCTCGTCGGGCTACAAGTACGACGTGTTCTTGAGCTTCCGAGGTCCCGACACTCGCCGCACGTTCGCGGATTACCTCTACGAAAGCTTAGTCAGGGACGGGTTTACAGTCTTCAGAGACGAAGAAGAGCTTCCCGTAGGCACGAATATTGGACCCGAGATCGAGCGTGCGATCGATGGCTCGAGGATCCACTTGCCGATCTTCTCGGAAGGCTACGCGTCCAGCGCGTGGTGCCTCCAGGAGCTCGCGCGCATGGCGAAGTGCCGGAGAGAATCCGCGGGACGAGAAATCGTGCCCGTCTTCTACGGCGTGAGTCCTTCAGACGTCAGGCTGAGGACGGGGTCGTACGGCCAGGCCCTGCTCAAGCACGAGGGGCGCTACGACGAGGGGACGGTGCGAGAGTGGAGAGAGGCTCTAATGGAGGTCGCTGATCTCAAAGGATGGGACGCACGAGAGGCACG AAGTGTCTATCGTGCCAACACGTTCCGCTTTGCTAATTATCAACCGGAGAAATTCCCTGGGAAGATGGCTAATTGCAACATCTTCAGTTGA